In Candidatus Rokuibacteriota bacterium, a single window of DNA contains:
- a CDS encoding polymer-forming cytoskeletal protein, whose amino-acid sequence MSFLASVASFLGLGGEPSPPPAFLGEGQGSALDAGLSLKGEMTGEGDLVILGRFEGEIALTGTVRVGANAVVDANISATAIVIGGVVRGNLSAVTRVEILPTGSLTGSLKSGSLSAAEGASVKGEVWVEPPGRQAPSETTL is encoded by the coding sequence GTGAGCTTTCTGGCCTCCGTGGCGAGCTTTCTCGGGCTCGGCGGCGAGCCCTCGCCGCCCCCGGCGTTCCTGGGCGAGGGGCAGGGGAGTGCCCTGGATGCCGGCCTCAGCCTCAAGGGCGAGATGACCGGGGAGGGTGACCTCGTGATCCTGGGCCGCTTCGAGGGCGAGATCGCTCTGACGGGCACCGTGCGCGTGGGCGCGAACGCGGTGGTGGACGCGAACATCTCGGCCACTGCCATCGTGATCGGCGGGGTGGTGCGCGGCAATCTCTCGGCGGTCACGCGGGTGGAGATCCTGCCCACGGGGTCGCTCACCGGGAGCCTGAAGAGCGGGAGCCTCTCCGCCGCCGAGGGCGCTTCGGTCAAAGGCGAGGTCTGGGTGGAGCCGCCAGGCCGTCAAGCTCCCTCCGAAACGACCCTCTGA
- a CDS encoding sigma-70 family RNA polymerase sigma factor, protein MTSEELPVGESEALDDLIAEVEGETGEVSEERGKAILGAYLNEIARIPLLTPEEERELARRAQAGDADAERRMVEANLRLVLKIARQYQSRGLPLLDLIEEGNLGLLRAVRKFRPEKGTRFSTYAIWWSRQAMGRALANQARMIRLPVHVELLLARSVRERKALTQRLGRPPSMEEIAEAMGLPPEQLAELEGLRQHPVSLETPVGAQGKGVLGDLVADRPLSPDKRLGELLREQADLAQVLDALNDKERAVLRLRFGLDGEEPTTLESIGRRMGLTRERVRQIEATGLKKLREFLARRGVDASDVFT, encoded by the coding sequence ATGACGAGTGAGGAGCTTCCGGTCGGCGAGTCGGAGGCGCTCGACGACCTCATCGCTGAGGTCGAGGGCGAGACTGGAGAGGTCTCGGAGGAGCGCGGCAAGGCCATTCTCGGGGCATACCTGAACGAGATCGCGCGGATCCCGCTCTTGACCCCAGAGGAGGAGCGCGAGCTGGCCCGCCGGGCCCAGGCCGGGGACGCCGACGCCGAGCGGCGGATGGTCGAGGCCAACCTCCGCCTCGTCTTGAAGATTGCTAGACAGTACCAGAGCCGGGGGTTGCCGCTGCTCGACCTCATCGAGGAGGGCAACCTCGGATTGCTCAGGGCAGTGAGGAAGTTTCGCCCGGAGAAAGGGACGCGCTTTTCGACCTACGCTATCTGGTGGAGCCGCCAGGCCATGGGCCGGGCGCTCGCGAATCAGGCGAGGATGATCCGGCTGCCGGTTCATGTGGAGCTGCTGCTGGCCCGCAGCGTGCGCGAGAGGAAGGCGCTGACCCAGCGGCTCGGGCGGCCGCCGTCCATGGAAGAGATCGCCGAGGCCATGGGGCTCCCGCCGGAGCAGCTCGCGGAGCTCGAGGGGCTGCGGCAGCACCCGGTCTCCCTGGAGACCCCGGTGGGAGCGCAGGGGAAGGGGGTCCTCGGCGACCTCGTGGCCGATCGCCCCCTCTCGCCGGACAAGCGGCTGGGCGAGCTGCTCCGCGAGCAGGCGGACCTGGCTCAGGTCCTAGACGCCCTGAACGACAAGGAGCGCGCCGTGCTGCGCCTCCGCTTCGGGCTGGATGGTGAGGAGCCGACGACGCTGGAGTCCATCGGTCGCCGGATGGGTCTGACGCGCGAGCGGGTCCGCCAGATCGAGGCCACGGGCCTGAAGAAGCTCCGCGAGTTCCTGGCGCGTCGAGGCGTGGACGCAAGCGACGTCTTCACGTAA